Proteins from a genomic interval of Chanodichthys erythropterus isolate Z2021 chromosome 8, ASM2448905v1, whole genome shotgun sequence:
- the LOC137024756 gene encoding zinc finger protein OZF-like: protein MAFIKEESEDMEIEETSRVKQEETEEQTDLMPLKEDSEVLEEKDQHDFTAGEKTFICSQTEESSSQKRAQTETISLFTCQQCGKSFTKKGHLKVHMNIHTGEKPFTCQQCGKRFTTKGILKGHMTVHTGEKPFTCQQCGTRFTQKGSFNRHLRIHTGEKPYICQLCHKSFTTDLNLRYHINSHTGEKPFTCDQCGKSFRHKISLNKHMGTHSNEDCCICHQCGMSFTVRSYLKNHVKIHTREKPCMCHHCGKTFSNKTNREVHMRVHTGEKPFTCPQCGKSFRFKGNLQTHIRVHTGEKPYTCLECEKSFTYQRDLNRHLRTHSENTVQCSSMWEEV from the exons AtggcgtttattaaagaggagagtgaagacatgGAGATTGAAGAAACATCCAGAGTCAAACAGgaagaaactgaggaacaaacag ACCTGATGCCactgaaagaagatagtgaAGTACTGGAAGAGAAAGATCAACATGATTTCACAGCtggagaaaaaacatttatttgctCACAGACTGAAGAATCTTCCTCACAAAAAAGAGCTCAAACAGAAACTATTAGTCTTTTCACCTGCCagcagtgtggaaagagttttactaaaaaaggacaccttaaagtccacatgaacattcacaccggagagaagcccttcacctgccaacagtgtggaaagagattCACTACAAAAGGAATCCTTAAAGGCCACATGACagttcacaccggagagaagccattcaccTGCCAGCAGTGTGGAACCAGATTCACTCAAAAAGGAAGCTTTAACAGGCActtgagaattcacactggagagaagccttacatcTGCCAACTGTGTCATAAGAGCTTCACGACAGACCTAAACCTAAGGTATCATATAAATagtcacactggagagaagcctttcacttgtgatcagtgtggaaagagtttcagacacAAAATATCCCTTAATAAGCACATGGGGACTCACTCAAATGAGGACTGTTGCATATGTCATCAGTGTGGAATGAGTTTCACAGTCAGAAGTTACCTCAAGAACCATGTAAAAATTCACACCAGAGAGAAGCCTTGCATGTGCCATCACTGTGGAAAGACTttctcaaacaaaacaaaccgtgaggttcacatgagagttcacacaggagagaagccgttcacctgccctcagtgtggaaagagcttcagATTTAAAGGAAACCTTCAGACGCACAtaagagttcacactggagagaagccttacacatGTCTCGAGTGTGAGAAGAGTTTCACTTATCAAAGAGACCTGAACCGGCATTTGCGCACTCATTCTGAAAATACAGTGCAGTGCTCCTCGATGTGGGAAGAGGTTTAG
- the LOC137024013 gene encoding epidermal differentiation-specific protein-like: MSKIIVFSKEAFEGRTAEFKNNVRNLEEKGFNDVICSIKVIGAPWVAYYDKNFAGKHLVFEEGEYSTLDDKGKFSSLKMVTDDLDNPEIQLFEHINYQGRKVTLRREANLHDIDFSDIASSHKVKGGVWVLYQHVNRQGSQLVSFPGDEVPNYVPLGFNDVVSHVRPLLPKP; this comes from the coding sequence ATGAGCAAGATCATTGTTTTTAGCAAAGAGGCCTTTGAGGGCAGAACAGCTGAATTCAAGAACAATGTCCGCAACTTAGAAGAAAAGGGCTTCAACGACGTCATCTGCTCCATAAAAGTCATCGGTGCACCATGGGTGGCGTATTATGACAAGAATTTTGCTGGAAAGCACCTGGTGTTTGAGGAAGGAGAGTACTCTACCCTTGATGACAAAGGCAAGTTTTCTTCCCTCAAGATGGTCACAGATGACCTGGACAACCCTGAAATCCAGCTGTTCGAGCACATCAACTATCAAGGAAGAAAAGTGACCCTGCGCAGAGAAGCCAATCTTCACGACATTGATTTCAGTGACATAGCTTCTTCCCACAAAGTGAAAGGTGGTGTCTGGGTTCTATACCAGCACGTCAATCGTCAGGGTTCCCAGCTTGTTTCTTTCCCTGGGGATGAAGTTCCCAACTATGTGCCGCTCGGCTTCAATGACGTGGTCAGCCATGTGCGCCCCTTGCTGCCAAAGCCATAG